In Helianthus annuus cultivar XRQ/B chromosome 9, HanXRQr2.0-SUNRISE, whole genome shotgun sequence, the following are encoded in one genomic region:
- the LOC110878420 gene encoding ribosome-recycling factor: protein MAISIKRAIISCRNIHPLLRASRRCSHFAAATSSLRTATDPHPYRSSYPEIGFLHESRRSFAKSRKKWDDDGELGVANADAGSRIEIVNMGPIIKQTAISEMEAAIDAVSHELSKLRTGRASAGMLDHIIVETGGVKMPLNRMAVVSVLDPKTLSVTPYNPNALKELEKAIVSSPLGLNPKPDGERLITAIPPMTKEHMQAVCKVVSKSAEDVKQRIRRARQKALDTIKKSVPKKSEGKDKDKNKAKAVSGFSADDAKRLEKEVEELTKKYSKSAEELCKAKEKEITSS, encoded by the exons ATGGCGATCTCAATAAAGCGTGCAATCATATCCTGCCGTAACATACATCCTTTACTCCGAGCATCTCGCCGGTGTTCTCACTTCGCCGCTGCTACATCTTCCCTCAGAACCGCTACTGATCCGCATCCGTATCGTTCCAGTTATCCGGAGATCGGTTTTCTTCATGAATCTCGAAGATCCTTCGCTAAATCACGGAAGAAAT GGGATGATGATGGTGAACTTGGTGTTGCTAATGCTGATGCTGGCAGCAGAATTGAAATTGTGAATATGGGGCCAATTATTAAACAAACCGCTATCTCTGAGATGGAGGCTGCCATTGATGCAGTATCACATGAGCTGAGCAAATTGCGCACTGGAAGAGCATCAGCAG GAATGCTTGACCATATAATAGTAGAAACCGGTGGTGTGAAGATGCCTTTGAATCGGATGGCTGTTGTTTCAGTTTTAGACCCCAAAACCCTATCAGTAACTCCATACAATCCAAAT GCCTTGAAAGAGCTAGAGAAAGCCATTGTTTCATCGCCATTGGGTTTGAATCCAAAGCCAGATGGTGAACGGTTGATTACAGCTATTCCTCC CATGACCAAAGAGCATATGCAG GCTGTATGCAAAGTGGTTTCGAAGTCTGCTGAAGATGTCAAGCAAAGAATTAGAAGAGCCCGGCAAAAG GCTTTGGACACGATAAAGAAGTCTGTGCCTAAAAAATCAGAAGGAAAGGATAAAGATAAGAACAAAGCTAAAGCAGTTTCGGGCTTTTCAGCAGATGATGCGAAAAGATTGGAAAAAGAA GTTGAAGAGTTGACAAAAAAGTACAGCAAGTCAGCTGAAGAATTATGCAAAGCTAAGGAAAAGGAAATCACTTCAAGCTAA
- the LOC110876224 gene encoding uncharacterized protein LOC110876224 gives MDSPSSSSMINFYYNEYFADGDGSTDEELEQEAVTSACQLAVRYVNHSRRPQAQKNKRGYVERDRRAAHDRLMKDYFDEAPTFSNEFFRRRFRMSKRLFLRIVNDLEAHYDYFKQKPDARGALGFTGIQKCTSALRILAYGNTTDINDEYLKMAEKTTRDSLEHFCRGIIDVYGARYLKTPTWEDLQKIYEEDEVGEGEESEDEN, from the exons ATGGATTCTCCTAGTTCTTCATCCATGATAAATTTTTACTACAACGAGTATTTTGCGGATGGCGATGGTTCGACCGATGAGGAGcttgagcaagaggcggttacgagtgcatgtcAACTAGCGGTGCGATATGTCAACCATTCTCGTCGGCCCCAAGcacaaaaaaataaaagaggctatgttgaacgagaccgacgcgcggcacacgatcgtttgatgaaagactattttgacGAGGCGCCGACATTTTCAAACGAATTTTTTAGGCGTCGTTTCCGGATGAGTAAGCGGTTGTTTCTACGCATAGTCAACGACTTGGAAGCCCACtacgattattttaaacaaaaaccggatgcgagaggggcacttggatttaccggtatccaaaagtgtacgtcggcattacgaatccttgcttatggtaacactaccgacatcaacgacgagtatctaAAAATGGCGGAGAAAACAACACGAGATAGCTTGGAACATTTTTGTCGCG gtataatTGATGTGTACGGTGCGCGTTATCTTAAAACGCCTACATGGGAGGACCTTCAAAAGATCTACGAGGAAGACGAAGTTGGCGAGGGTGAAGAAAGCGAAGAcgaaaactag